In one window of Photobacterium leiognathi DNA:
- a CDS encoding NAD(P)/FAD-dependent oxidoreductase: MSRIVIVGGGAAGLELSTLLGKTVRKEDEIILVEPETHHFWKPRLHEIAAGTFDSDLDTVCYFTHGARHGYQHYQAAMTDVDRENKMLSVRRPDGTEAAIKYDYLIIAIGAVSNDFNTTGAKDHCLFLDSASQARQAWHQVSQILRASEDRSVNIVGAGATGVELAAELARVSQKLQRYNGAPLHINLIEAANRVLPNSPEKMSEKVLKELERNNVNVLLDTRIREVTDKGMLTVDNRELDADVQFWAAGVKAPDWLNGIGGLSYNRMNQIQVNANLTTTIDDSIFALGDCASIPQADGSFVPPKAQAANRAAVHLAKSLGGMLRGKPLTDFEFKDSGMVVAVGHHFAVGSFAPGSKMEGKMVLQGRLIRRLYDTIFRLHQRTVTGMFTVSRLMIAKRLKAVFKPNGI, from the coding sequence AGGTGGCGGTGCCGCAGGTTTAGAGTTATCAACTCTATTAGGAAAAACCGTACGTAAAGAAGATGAAATCATTCTTGTAGAGCCAGAAACACATCACTTCTGGAAACCACGTCTACACGAAATCGCAGCAGGTACTTTTGATAGCGATCTAGATACAGTTTGTTATTTCACCCATGGCGCACGCCACGGCTATCAACATTATCAAGCAGCAATGACTGATGTTGATCGTGAAAACAAAATGCTATCAGTTCGTCGCCCTGATGGTACTGAAGCAGCTATTAAATATGACTACCTTATCATTGCGATCGGTGCGGTAAGTAACGACTTTAATACCACTGGTGCTAAAGATCATTGCTTATTCTTAGATTCAGCAAGCCAAGCACGTCAAGCATGGCACCAAGTGAGTCAAATCCTTCGTGCAAGCGAAGATCGCTCAGTAAACATTGTTGGTGCTGGCGCAACAGGTGTTGAACTTGCAGCAGAGCTTGCTCGTGTAAGTCAAAAACTACAGCGTTACAACGGTGCGCCTCTTCATATCAATTTGATTGAAGCTGCAAATCGCGTATTACCAAATAGCCCTGAAAAAATGTCTGAAAAAGTATTAAAAGAACTAGAGCGTAACAACGTGAATGTGCTTTTGGACACACGTATTCGTGAAGTAACAGACAAAGGCATGCTAACTGTTGATAACCGCGAACTAGACGCTGATGTTCAATTCTGGGCTGCAGGTGTTAAAGCACCAGATTGGCTAAACGGTATTGGTGGCTTAAGCTACAACCGTATGAACCAAATTCAAGTAAATGCGAACTTAACAACAACCATTGATGATAGCATTTTTGCACTAGGTGACTGTGCCTCTATCCCACAAGCGGATGGCAGCTTTGTTCCACCTAAAGCACAAGCAGCAAACCGTGCAGCAGTACACCTAGCGAAAAGCTTAGGCGGTATGCTACGTGGTAAACCATTAACTGACTTTGAATTTAAAGACAGCGGTATGGTTGTTGCGGTAGGCCACCACTTTGCAGTTGGTTCATTTGCACCAGGCTCAAAGATGGAAGGTAAAATGGTACTACAAGGTCGTTTGATCCGTCGTTTATACGATACGATCTTCCGCCTACACCAACGTACAGTGACAGGTATGTTCACCGTTTCACGTTTAATGATTGCTAAACGTCTTAAAGCGGTATTTAAGCCAAACGGTATTTAA
- the gfa gene encoding S-(hydroxymethyl)glutathione synthase — translation MLNLFAKIFNRKNKPTIINIHPAVNRGINPTNNTLNGGKLQCHCRHNKVVVNLESQTAHNHICGCSKCWKPKDALFSQVAVIPRDKLNVTANADKLAIVDDAAVIKRYACKDCGVHMYGRIKDTNHPFYGLDFVHTELSPTQGWSAPTFAAFVSSIIETGTDVKDMAAIRARIEELGMESYDCLSPDLMDAIATHIAQQNK, via the coding sequence ATGCTAAATCTATTCGCTAAAATTTTTAATCGTAAAAACAAACCGACTATTATTAATATCCACCCTGCTGTTAATCGTGGAATTAATCCAACGAATAACACATTAAATGGCGGTAAATTACAGTGTCATTGCCGACATAATAAAGTTGTTGTTAATTTAGAGTCACAAACAGCACATAACCATATTTGTGGTTGTTCTAAGTGTTGGAAGCCTAAAGATGCTTTATTTTCACAAGTTGCCGTTATCCCTCGCGACAAATTAAACGTAACAGCTAACGCTGATAAATTAGCGATTGTCGATGACGCAGCAGTGATTAAGCGTTATGCATGTAAAGACTGTGGTGTACACATGTACGGCCGTATCAAAGATACTAACCACCCTTTCTATGGCCTAGACTTCGTGCATACTGAACTATCGCCAACACAAGGCTGGTCTGCACCAACATTTGCTGCTTTTGTTTCTTCAATCATTGAAACAGGCACAGACGTAAAAGACATGGCTGCTATCCGTGCTCGCATTGAAGAGCTAGGTATGGAATCTTACGATTGCCTATCTCCAGACTTAATGGATGCCATTGCTACTCATATTGCACAGCAAAACAAGTAA
- the gfa gene encoding S-(hydroxymethyl)glutathione synthase: MTIKLHPSIDNGFNPTKENFAGGVLNCKCESNTVRVKLAGQTAHNHACGCSKCWKPEGAIFSQIAVISRDNVEVVANADKLVVVDENAVIKRHACKECGVHMYGRIEDTNHPFYGLDFVHTELSTDEGWSAPEFAAFVSSIIETGTDPKDMTAIRSRLKELGLNPYDCLSPALMDAIAAHVYAQNHKDA, encoded by the coding sequence ATGACTATTAAATTACACCCATCTATTGATAATGGTTTTAATCCAACAAAAGAAAACTTTGCTGGCGGCGTATTAAACTGTAAATGTGAAAGCAATACAGTTCGCGTAAAACTTGCAGGTCAAACAGCACATAACCACGCTTGTGGTTGTTCTAAGTGTTGGAAACCTGAAGGTGCAATTTTCTCTCAAATCGCTGTTATCTCTCGTGACAATGTAGAAGTTGTTGCTAACGCAGATAAACTAGTGGTTGTTGATGAAAATGCAGTGATCAAGCGTCATGCATGTAAAGAGTGTGGTGTACATATGTACGGTCGTATCGAAGATACTAACCACCCATTCTATGGTTTAGACTTTGTTCACACTGAGCTTTCTACTGACGAAGGTTGGTCTGCTCCTGAGTTTGCTGCTTTTGTTTCTTCAATCATTGAAACAGGCACAGATCCTAAAGATATGACTGCTATCCGTTCTCGCCTTAAAGAGCTAGGTCTAAATCCTTACGATTGCCTATCTCCAGCACTAATGGATGCTATCGCAGCTCACGTTTATGCTCAAAACCATAAAGACGCATAA
- a CDS encoding S-(hydroxymethyl)glutathione dehydrogenase/class III alcohol dehydrogenase: MTDKFIKSKAAIAWGPKQPLSIEEVDVMLPRKGEVLVRIVATGVCHTDAFTLSGDDPEGIFPAILGHEGGGIVEMVGEGVTGLEVGDHVIPLYTAECGECKYCKSGKTNLCQAVRETQGKGLMPDGTTRFYKDGQPIFHYMGCSTFSEYTVLPEISLAKINKEAPLEEVCLLGCGVTTGMGAVLNTAKVEEGSTVAVFGLGGIGLAAIIGATMAKASRIIAIDINEDKFDLARKLGATDCVNPTKFDKPIQEVIVEMTDGGVDYSFECIGNVNVMRSALECCHKGWGESVIIGVAGAGQEISTRPFQLVTGRVWRGSAFGGVKGRSELPGIVDRYMAGEFQLDDFISFNMGLDKINEAFDLLHEGKSIRTIIHFDK, from the coding sequence ATGACTGATAAATTTATCAAATCAAAAGCAGCAATTGCATGGGGTCCTAAACAACCACTATCAATCGAAGAAGTAGATGTAATGCTTCCTCGTAAAGGTGAGGTACTAGTTCGCATCGTTGCTACTGGTGTTTGTCACACTGACGCATTCACCCTATCTGGCGACGATCCAGAAGGTATCTTCCCAGCAATCCTTGGTCACGAAGGTGGCGGTATTGTTGAAATGGTTGGTGAAGGTGTAACAGGTCTAGAAGTTGGTGACCACGTTATCCCACTTTACACTGCAGAATGTGGCGAGTGTAAATACTGTAAGTCTGGTAAAACAAACCTATGTCAAGCAGTACGTGAGACACAAGGTAAAGGCCTAATGCCAGACGGCACAACACGTTTCTACAAAGATGGTCAACCTATCTTCCACTACATGGGTTGTTCAACTTTCTCTGAGTACACTGTTCTTCCTGAGATTTCGCTAGCGAAAATCAACAAAGAAGCGCCACTAGAAGAAGTATGTCTACTAGGTTGTGGTGTAACAACAGGTATGGGTGCGGTACTTAACACAGCTAAAGTTGAAGAAGGTAGCACTGTTGCTGTATTCGGCCTAGGTGGTATCGGTCTAGCAGCTATCATTGGTGCAACAATGGCTAAAGCAAGCCGCATCATTGCTATCGACATCAACGAAGACAAGTTCGACCTTGCTCGTAAACTAGGTGCAACTGATTGTGTTAACCCTACTAAGTTCGACAAGCCTATCCAAGAAGTGATCGTTGAGATGACTGACGGTGGTGTTGACTACTCATTCGAATGTATCGGTAACGTAAACGTAATGCGTTCTGCGCTTGAGTGTTGTCACAAAGGCTGGGGTGAGTCTGTAATCATCGGTGTTGCAGGTGCAGGTCAAGAAATCTCTACTCGTCCATTCCAACTAGTAACTGGTCGCGTATGGCGTGGTTCTGCATTCGGTGGTGTTAAAGGCCGTTCAGAACTTCCAGGTATCGTAGATCGTTACATGGCGGGCGAGTTCCAGTTAGATGACTTCATCTCATTCAACATGGGTCTAGACAAGATCAACGAAGCATTCGATCTGCTTCACGAAGGTAAGAGCATCCGTACTATCATTCACTTTGATAAGTAA
- a CDS encoding dicarboxylate/amino acid:cation symporter, with translation MHRRLLKSLPFQLLIAGLLAWALATLLPLSSEFETSTTFKLLMLLKTTYIGLLKMLVGAVVLFSLLRGITSIGSTIRLKELGLKTVSFYAFTSTLAIALALGVSLSLPKWTQLVDTSKVHVDSHVQLIDQTSASGGAIVEKLFNMALVNPFQAMATTNLLAIVVFALLLGIALLASLPEKHPVFEVIDGLNTAVNRVVSWIIKLAPLAVFAIVFQFTLQSGNAIFGELARFALLVFTLTFIHGGFVLPIIAKVVTGIKFKDLFRALSAPMAMAFATSSSSATLPLSMQTAEEELNISQSTSSMVLPLGSIMNMDGTALFEGVAAIFLAQLYGIDLGTGGLIMIFIMAMVSSVGAPGMPSGSMSGMQLVMLAVGIPLEAIAILLVIERPLDTFRTAVNVEGDLIAALVVDKWQNK, from the coding sequence ATGCATCGCCGTTTATTAAAATCATTACCATTTCAATTACTTATAGCTGGCTTGTTAGCATGGGCGTTAGCAACACTGCTACCACTATCGTCAGAGTTTGAAACAAGCACAACCTTCAAGCTCCTTATGCTATTAAAAACCACTTATATTGGTTTACTTAAAATGCTTGTTGGTGCCGTAGTGCTGTTTTCATTGCTACGTGGTATCACCAGTATCGGCTCGACCATTCGATTAAAAGAGCTTGGTTTAAAAACAGTTTCGTTTTATGCCTTTACTTCAACACTTGCGATTGCGCTAGCCTTAGGTGTTTCACTGTCACTGCCTAAATGGACACAATTAGTCGATACTTCAAAAGTTCATGTCGACAGCCATGTTCAATTAATCGATCAAACATCAGCTTCTGGTGGCGCGATTGTTGAAAAGCTCTTTAACATGGCATTGGTTAACCCTTTTCAAGCAATGGCAACAACTAACCTATTAGCCATTGTTGTATTTGCGCTATTACTGGGTATTGCACTGCTAGCAAGTTTGCCAGAGAAACACCCTGTATTTGAGGTTATCGATGGACTAAATACTGCCGTTAACCGTGTGGTATCGTGGATCATCAAGCTAGCACCACTGGCTGTATTTGCGATTGTTTTCCAATTTACTCTACAAAGCGGTAATGCCATTTTTGGTGAACTAGCCCGCTTTGCGTTACTGGTATTTACCCTAACCTTTATTCACGGTGGTTTTGTTTTACCTATCATTGCAAAAGTGGTGACGGGTATTAAGTTCAAAGACTTATTTAGAGCATTATCTGCACCAATGGCAATGGCATTTGCAACGTCATCAAGCTCTGCAACGCTGCCACTTTCAATGCAAACAGCAGAAGAAGAGCTCAACATTTCGCAGTCCACCAGCAGTATGGTGTTACCGCTTGGCTCTATTATGAATATGGATGGTACTGCCCTTTTTGAAGGCGTAGCCGCTATCTTCCTAGCACAGCTTTACGGTATTGATTTAGGTACTGGTGGTCTGATCATGATTTTTATCATGGCGATGGTTTCTTCTGTTGGTGCACCAGGCATGCCATCAGGCTCAATGTCAGGCATGCAGTTAGTCATGCTGGCTGTTGGTATTCCTTTAGAGGCGATTGCTATTCTACTGGTGATTGAGCGCCCATTAGATACATTCCGAACAGCTGTGAATGTAGAAGGTGATTTAATCGCGGCATTAGTTGTTGATAAATGGCAAAACAAATAA
- a CDS encoding ATP-dependent helicase translates to MTSFTAEQTAFINHQTGNALCVAGAGTGKTTTLVGLVENKLTTIAPQNMLVLMFNRDIRTDFKAKLERNGIGANVPVHTFHSFCYQLLRQSGYLAETGYQVDFKNGDSDKAIAKQLLRQMAANEKSYQKQQTFKDPRTIELLMSFIGLVKAHMLPPKEVFELSDISDEYHFIIEAYWNFETIRKERKQLFFDDWLVETVNVLTNNDALRAHYHQQIQFMVVDEFQDINTAQYRLLKLLLGPQAQLVAVGDVDQCIYKWRGSAPQFMLNFEQDFAPAKTYSLSHTFRFGHSLALAASHLIANNKQRFHDFQTISHQSVNDTPVEVIGTARQVGEIAQSIAEFIEQGGNASDVAILVRRWSQTMLFELAFLTKNIPFYMPVGSVLSNSREVKLLMDVMRFATGRYNQLQPFEKATLVFNLMSFPHCYVPNANLRPLCDELANTPIDQWLNVLSKTEKVQPNLNLDNFTARVELLMTLRRKGSFKALDVYRQYRRDSELDNWIWKTEATASEIEEAVERLDSVETVLASMDQECEKALNYFEYYTQRSDSLRQTEPSMSQVQLTTIFRAKGCEYSQVYLPYWDKDAFPYVNRSSVGISADTEEERRLAYVAITRAKHSAKIYYSVENSKKESYVRKDKNASQFILEAKAPLAQEIGPLLYQEGNELPYHKSPIIQGYYTRLGRIEQMQSAPEPVEIVLPASGQDGKIAYGYLWAVEQPLPNNAEKLIRNMVKTKTAKYLETELNRILRDLKKADATKEKVLVNRLIVIAKAKARRYS, encoded by the coding sequence ATGACAAGCTTTACTGCTGAACAAACGGCTTTTATCAATCACCAAACTGGTAATGCACTTTGCGTTGCAGGAGCGGGGACGGGTAAAACCACCACCTTGGTAGGATTAGTTGAGAATAAATTGACGACAATCGCACCACAGAACATGTTGGTGTTGATGTTTAACCGCGATATTCGCACTGATTTTAAAGCCAAACTTGAGCGCAATGGTATTGGTGCTAATGTACCTGTGCATACTTTTCATAGCTTTTGTTATCAATTATTACGCCAGTCAGGCTATTTAGCGGAAACTGGTTATCAGGTTGATTTTAAGAATGGTGACAGCGATAAGGCGATTGCGAAACAGTTGCTGCGCCAAATGGCGGCGAATGAAAAGTCATACCAAAAACAACAGACGTTTAAAGATCCTCGCACTATAGAATTATTGATGAGCTTCATTGGCTTGGTGAAAGCGCATATGTTGCCACCAAAAGAAGTGTTTGAGCTATCTGATATTAGTGATGAATACCATTTCATTATTGAAGCGTATTGGAATTTTGAAACTATCCGCAAAGAGCGTAAGCAGTTGTTCTTTGATGATTGGCTGGTGGAAACCGTCAATGTACTTACCAACAATGATGCTTTACGTGCCCATTATCACCAACAGATCCAGTTTATGGTGGTGGATGAGTTTCAAGATATCAATACCGCACAATATCGTTTATTAAAGCTGTTATTAGGTCCTCAAGCACAACTTGTTGCGGTAGGGGATGTGGATCAGTGTATCTATAAATGGCGTGGTAGTGCGCCGCAGTTTATGCTTAATTTTGAGCAAGATTTTGCGCCTGCGAAAACCTATAGTTTGTCACATACTTTTCGTTTTGGTCATAGCCTAGCACTTGCTGCGAGTCATTTAATTGCCAACAACAAACAACGTTTCCATGATTTTCAGACTATTTCTCATCAGTCTGTGAATGATACGCCAGTTGAGGTGATCGGCACTGCCCGTCAAGTGGGGGAAATTGCCCAATCAATTGCTGAATTTATCGAGCAAGGCGGTAATGCATCTGATGTGGCGATTTTGGTTCGTCGCTGGTCACAAACCATGTTATTTGAATTGGCATTTCTAACTAAGAATATTCCGTTTTATATGCCTGTGGGCTCGGTGCTTTCTAATAGCCGAGAAGTAAAGCTGTTAATGGATGTAATGCGTTTTGCTACCGGGCGTTATAACCAATTACAGCCGTTTGAAAAAGCGACATTAGTGTTTAACTTAATGTCGTTTCCTCACTGTTATGTGCCGAATGCAAATTTACGCCCATTGTGTGATGAGCTCGCTAACACACCTATAGATCAGTGGCTAAACGTGTTAAGTAAAACAGAGAAGGTACAACCCAATTTAAATCTTGATAACTTTACAGCACGAGTAGAATTATTGATGACACTACGCCGTAAAGGTAGTTTTAAAGCGCTGGATGTTTATCGACAGTATCGTCGTGATAGTGAGTTGGATAACTGGATTTGGAAAACCGAAGCGACAGCATCTGAGATTGAAGAAGCCGTCGAAAGGTTAGATAGTGTCGAGACTGTGCTAGCGTCTATGGATCAAGAGTGTGAAAAGGCATTGAATTACTTTGAGTATTATACCCAACGTTCAGATTCATTGCGCCAAACTGAACCCTCAATGTCACAAGTGCAATTAACCACAATCTTTAGGGCGAAAGGCTGTGAGTATAGCCAAGTCTATTTGCCTTATTGGGATAAAGACGCCTTTCCTTATGTTAATCGTTCGTCTGTTGGGATCTCTGCTGATACCGAAGAGGAGCGTCGCTTAGCGTATGTTGCCATCACACGTGCAAAACACAGTGCCAAGATCTACTACTCGGTAGAGAACAGTAAGAAAGAGAGCTATGTACGTAAAGATAAGAACGCCAGCCAATTTATTCTCGAAGCTAAAGCGCCGTTAGCGCAAGAAATTGGCCCATTGTTGTATCAAGAGGGCAATGAATTACCTTATCACAAGTCACCTATCATACAGGGCTACTACACCCGTTTAGGACGTATCGAGCAGATGCAATCAGCACCAGAGCCGGTAGAAATTGTATTACCTGCATCAGGACAAGATGGAAAAATTGCTTATGGTTATTTGTGGGCGGTAGAGCAACCTTTGCCGAATAACGCAGAAAAGTTGATCCGTAATATGGTGAAAACTAAAACAGCAAAATATTTAGAAACAGAATTAAACAGAATATTACGAGATCTAAAGAAAGCTGATGCCACGAAAGAGAAAGTGTTGGTCAATCGGCTTATTGTTATCGCTAAAGCGAAAGCGAGAAGATATAGCTAA
- a CDS encoding DUF445 family protein yields the protein MNNKSFLTNLISLILLLIGYVTNQQVILYCGLFAFSGALTNWLAIHMLFEKVPGLYGSGVIPARFEEFKSAIKNLMMEQFFTQENISRFLNKEMAGATNLNLQPVIEKIDFAPAYDSLLDVIMNSQFGGMLTMMGGTEALQPLREPFIEKMQSAVTDISQQDNFKAALKDQLAAPESLHDIEGTIEEIIDQRLNELTPKMVKEMVQKMISEHLGWLVIWGGVFGGVIGIISALIAG from the coding sequence ATGAATAACAAAAGTTTCCTCACTAACCTTATTTCACTGATTTTGCTGCTCATTGGTTATGTTACGAACCAACAAGTGATCCTGTACTGCGGACTATTTGCTTTCTCTGGTGCTTTGACTAACTGGTTAGCCATTCACATGCTATTTGAGAAAGTGCCTGGTTTATACGGCTCAGGTGTTATTCCTGCACGTTTTGAAGAGTTTAAATCTGCAATTAAAAACCTGATGATGGAGCAGTTCTTCACCCAAGAAAACATCAGTCGTTTTCTTAACAAAGAAATGGCTGGCGCAACTAACTTAAACCTTCAGCCTGTGATTGAGAAAATCGATTTTGCACCCGCTTATGATTCGCTATTAGATGTGATCATGAATTCACAATTTGGCGGCATGCTTACGATGATGGGCGGTACTGAAGCATTACAACCGTTACGTGAACCGTTTATTGAAAAAATGCAAAGTGCTGTGACAGATATTAGCCAGCAAGATAACTTTAAAGCGGCACTAAAAGATCAACTCGCTGCACCTGAATCTCTGCATGATATTGAAGGCACTATTGAAGAAATTATTGATCAACGCCTAAACGAACTAACACCAAAAATGGTGAAAGAGATGGTTCAAAAAATGATCAGCGAGCATTTAGGCTGGCTAGTGATTTGGGGCGGTGTTTTTGGTGGTGTGATCGGTATTATCTCTGCGCTAATCGCAGGTTAA
- a CDS encoding metal-dependent hydrolase, whose protein sequence is MANFSTHFSVAAVASGLTATAFLSADHITPSMAIWMTFLGTIGGLLPDIDSDHSTSMKALFNILAGFCCFILISHIYTQVTMLELLLYTAALFITIRYMGKAVFERRTVHRGCCHSIAFVLLISLCCVHVSSIIGHTAETSWLASGFVLFGGLVHLVLDEIYSVDLSNQRLKKSFGTALKPFSFANPLISLAQIIAIVLLFTTAPSYHKTLHILSNWHHFKFSPAWFNWSDIEIWVNHVIHQAPQKLSTIHKLF, encoded by the coding sequence TTGGCAAACTTTTCTACTCATTTTAGTGTTGCAGCCGTTGCTAGTGGTTTAACCGCTACTGCCTTTCTTTCGGCTGATCACATCACGCCTTCAATGGCGATATGGATGACCTTTCTAGGCACCATTGGCGGCTTGCTGCCTGACATCGACTCAGATCACTCCACATCAATGAAAGCCTTATTTAATATTTTGGCTGGCTTTTGCTGCTTCATCTTGATCAGTCATATTTATACCCAAGTCACTATGCTAGAACTGCTGCTTTATACCGCAGCTTTATTCATTACTATTCGTTACATGGGCAAAGCAGTATTTGAGCGTCGTACCGTTCACCGTGGCTGTTGCCATTCCATTGCCTTTGTATTATTGATCTCACTGTGCTGTGTACATGTGAGCTCTATTATTGGTCATACTGCGGAGACTAGCTGGCTTGCAAGTGGTTTTGTCTTATTTGGCGGCTTAGTTCATCTGGTGCTTGATGAAATTTACAGTGTGGATTTATCTAACCAGCGTTTAAAGAAATCCTTTGGTACCGCTTTGAAGCCTTTCTCATTTGCTAATCCTTTAATTAGCTTGGCGCAAATCATTGCTATTGTTTTGCTATTTACCACAGCCCCGTCTTACCACAAAACGCTGCATATATTGAGTAACTGGCATCACTTTAAATTTAGCCCTGCATGGTTTAACTGGTCTGATATTGAAATATGGGTGAATCATGTCATTCACCAAGCACCACAAAAACTCAGCACAATTCACAAGCTGTTCTAA
- a CDS encoding phosphoribosylaminoimidazolesuccinocarboxamide synthase, with the protein MSLADQVLAVNDDLPIRTDKPVHSGKVRSVYWLTEADSRRLIKEKGYNVQPDAPLAIMVISDRISAFDCIWHGEGGLKGVPGKGAALNAISNHWFKLFKDNGLADSHILDIPHPFVWIVQKAKPVMVEAICRQYITGSMWRAYSKGERNFCGIELPEGLKKDQKLPDLLMTPSTKGILKGIPNVPEADDVNVTRNDLVNNYAAFNFRNTDDIAQYEKLLAEGFNVISDALAKLDQIFVDTKFEFGYVTDASGNEKLIYMDEVGTPDSSRIWDGVAYRDGQIVENSKEDFRQVLLNTFPDPDVLLNKDRMEERFALARDNELPQEVLMQISKVYTGIAEKITGEPITLSRNPKAEIIEILRNQYQLID; encoded by the coding sequence ATGAGCCTTGCCGATCAAGTTTTAGCTGTTAATGATGATCTCCCAATCCGTACTGACAAGCCTGTACATAGCGGTAAAGTACGCTCTGTTTACTGGCTGACTGAAGCTGACAGTCGACGTTTGATTAAGGAAAAAGGCTACAATGTCCAACCTGATGCACCATTAGCCATTATGGTGATCAGTGATCGTATCTCTGCATTCGATTGTATTTGGCATGGCGAAGGTGGCTTAAAAGGTGTACCTGGTAAAGGCGCAGCACTGAACGCCATTTCAAATCACTGGTTTAAGCTATTTAAAGACAACGGCTTGGCTGATAGCCATATCTTAGATATTCCCCACCCTTTTGTTTGGATCGTCCAAAAAGCCAAACCTGTGATGGTTGAAGCTATTTGCCGTCAATACATCACAGGCTCAATGTGGCGTGCATACAGCAAGGGGGAGCGAAATTTCTGCGGTATCGAACTACCTGAAGGGCTAAAGAAAGATCAAAAACTGCCTGATCTACTAATGACGCCATCAACCAAAGGTATTTTAAAAGGCATTCCTAATGTTCCTGAAGCTGATGATGTCAATGTCACCCGTAACGATCTAGTCAATAATTACGCTGCATTTAACTTCCGCAATACTGATGATATCGCACAATACGAAAAGCTATTAGCTGAAGGCTTTAACGTGATCAGCGATGCACTCGCAAAACTCGATCAAATCTTTGTCGATACCAAATTCGAGTTTGGCTACGTCACCGATGCTAGTGGCAACGAGAAGCTGATTTATATGGATGAAGTAGGCACACCTGACTCTTCACGTATTTGGGATGGTGTAGCTTACCGTGACGGACAAATCGTCGAGAACTCGAAAGAAGATTTCCGCCAAGTGCTGCTAAACACTTTCCCAGATCCTGATGTTTTATTAAATAAAGATCGTATGGAAGAACGTTTCGCTCTTGCTCGTGATAACGAGTTACCACAAGAGGTACTGATGCAGATCTCTAAAGTTTATACAGGGATCGCTGAAAAAATCACTGGTGAGCCAATCACACTAAGCCGAAATCCGAAAGCTGAAATCATTGAGATTTTGCGCAATCAATATCAATTGATCGACTGA
- the torE gene encoding trimethylamine N-oxide reductase system protein TorE: protein MSSVTDQEAKQTRSREWKMFLFIVIFLFPILSVIFVGGYGFTVWMLQLFVFGPPGHGG, encoded by the coding sequence ATGAGCAGTGTTACTGATCAAGAAGCCAAGCAAACACGTAGCCGAGAATGGAAGATGTTCCTTTTTATTGTCATCTTTTTGTTTCCTATTCTCAGCGTCATTTTTGTCGGCGGCTACGGCTTTACCGTTTGGATGCTACAACTATTTGTCTTTGGTCCACCAGGACATGGCGGCTAA